A stretch of Novipirellula artificiosorum DNA encodes these proteins:
- a CDS encoding GspE/PulE family protein, giving the protein MIMHAGEILKRRGLLSSEQLEQSRKNNAPNIVQAAISLGYVDERDALKALAEEVGLDYVDLRETDIDLRALEGFPQKLIYRQSLFPIGFDEGAIVVATSDPLDLYPLDEASAATGKSIVPVVAERAEIARLVKQHLGVGSETVEGLMAAKGDEEVELLDQIETDGSELSEMAQEASVVRLVNEILLEAIEVRASDVHIESQSDGLQIRYRIDGILHQQPVPPEINRFQAAIISRLKILARLNIAEKRLPQDGRIKLRVHGREVDIRLSVIPMIHGEGLVMRVLDKSSMVFDLKSLGMNNEVYDTFSEIITYPHGIVLVTGPTGSGKTTTLYSSLLQIRSPETKIITTEDPVEYQLDGINQIQVHPKIGLTFAASLRSILRHDPDIVLVGEIRDLETAENAIQASLTGHLVFSTLHTNDAAGAFTRMGDMGVEPFLVAGTVEAVMAQRLVRRLCKHCKQAYQPTKEELPSDFPWDRAGDSTLYHSTGCRECRHVGYSGRMGIYELLVSNEDIRQLAQERASSWDIRRAAIKHGMRTLRMDAWDKVIAGDTSVDEVLRVTRGEAV; this is encoded by the coding sequence ATGATCATGCACGCGGGTGAAATTCTGAAACGTCGTGGCCTGCTGAGCAGCGAACAGCTTGAGCAGAGTCGCAAAAACAATGCACCCAACATCGTTCAAGCGGCCATTTCGCTTGGCTATGTTGATGAGCGAGATGCGTTGAAGGCCTTGGCCGAAGAGGTGGGGCTTGATTATGTCGATCTGCGAGAAACGGACATCGACTTGAGGGCGCTCGAAGGCTTTCCGCAAAAACTGATCTATCGCCAATCGCTCTTTCCGATCGGATTTGACGAAGGAGCCATTGTGGTGGCGACGTCCGATCCCCTCGATCTGTACCCGCTCGACGAGGCCAGTGCCGCAACGGGCAAGAGCATTGTCCCGGTCGTGGCCGAACGTGCCGAGATCGCCCGCTTGGTGAAGCAGCACCTCGGCGTCGGTAGCGAAACCGTCGAAGGTTTGATGGCGGCCAAAGGCGACGAAGAAGTCGAATTGCTCGACCAGATCGAGACCGACGGCAGCGAGTTGAGCGAGATGGCGCAGGAAGCGTCGGTGGTTCGTTTGGTGAATGAAATCCTGCTGGAAGCCATCGAAGTGCGTGCCAGCGATGTTCACATCGAATCACAATCCGACGGGCTTCAAATCCGTTATCGGATCGACGGCATCCTTCATCAACAACCGGTTCCCCCTGAGATCAATCGGTTTCAAGCGGCAATCATCAGTCGTTTGAAGATTCTCGCCCGATTGAACATCGCCGAGAAACGATTGCCGCAGGACGGGCGGATCAAACTGCGAGTGCATGGCCGTGAAGTGGACATTCGTTTGAGCGTGATCCCGATGATCCACGGTGAAGGCTTGGTCATGCGTGTGCTTGACAAGTCGTCGATGGTGTTCGACCTAAAAAGCTTAGGGATGAACAATGAGGTCTACGATACGTTCAGCGAAATCATCACCTATCCGCACGGCATTGTCTTGGTGACGGGTCCTACGGGATCGGGTAAAACCACCACGCTGTACAGCAGCTTGCTTCAGATCCGCAGTCCGGAAACCAAGATCATCACGACCGAAGACCCGGTTGAATACCAACTTGACGGGATCAACCAGATCCAAGTGCACCCCAAGATTGGATTGACCTTCGCGGCATCACTCCGGAGCATTTTGCGACATGACCCCGACATTGTTTTGGTGGGGGAAATCCGCGACTTGGAAACGGCGGAAAACGCGATCCAAGCGTCGTTGACCGGTCACTTGGTCTTCAGCACGTTGCACACCAACGATGCCGCCGGAGCGTTCACCCGGATGGGCGACATGGGCGTCGAACCGTTTTTGGTCGCCGGGACCGTCGAAGCCGTGATGGCTCAACGACTGGTTCGGCGATTGTGCAAACATTGTAAACAAGCGTACCAGCCAACCAAGGAAGAACTGCCAAGCGATTTTCCTTGGGACCGCGCCGGTGATTCGACGCTCTATCACAGCACGGGGTGCCGTGAATGCCGCCACGTCGGTTACAGTGGACGGATGGGGATCTACGAATTGCTGGTCAGCAACGAAGATATCCGACAATTGGCTCAAGAACGAGCGAGCAGTTGGGATATCCGACGCGCGGCAATCAAACATGGGATGCGGACGTTGCGAATGGATGCCTGGGACAAAGTCATCGCAGGCGATACCAGCGTGGACGAAGTGCTTCGAGTGACTCGAGGCGAGGCCGTTTAA
- a CDS encoding secretin N-terminal domain-containing protein, whose protein sequence is MKNSIITIAILLIVVAMSSKYASAQSGEAVESTLAADATTQESVESLESPLAADATAQESVEAVESPLITDAAAEESVEAEESPLATEAAAEQVGMQPMASQPTVAPAAETGQLVFNFSGTGWQDVLEWFAEMADLSLQIDRYPAGTISFADPSRSYSVDESLDILNRLLLDRGYALVRRGRMLLLIDLEVDNAANLISEMAELVLLEELDGRSRSDIVSCVFPLGSLTPDSAREELAQLIGPWGRVIVLDSARQVKVTETVSKLLAIRQLLENAKQAESSVVEIILTNRGADEMLELARPLIGLEPGANSDESIRIAVGLYGERIYATGLPGKVSLLESIIEKADKPLATSDADAGNEVILPVFQTHSVTQADSSTVFDVLQTLLAGTPDARIAVDPKTNAIVSYARPETQALISETIAKLEGNGQDFKIINLKRLDPAQALLTINKFFGVTEEGGQGPTIDGDPVTNRLWVRGTTEQIKMVEQLIGELEGDDLLGALSDKVRVLPYTGQPAADALQQVQDVWSVLGRGNQIRTISPSSGGGMRGGMPDRRVHPRPEPNQTNGPATQPDKPTSPDQPDFARRPTSEVANPFREQHLVTTQVGELASVTDSADTDSNRAAAPQSDPPSIKLDFQGADIVVQFSPAGMIVASEDTEALDAFESLMQSFASQSAMSNSLPTIFWLKYAKADVTAELVSSILGGGESSLSSMTDSISSGLGGIGGGMLGLLGVGGGGGSDSSAKSVLTATGSVSIVPDARLNALIVQANPIDLELVELILQKIDIQESPEDVEVVAKPALIPVIYQDAKDVAEVVKSVFADRMQEASNSRSGGGGGGGGQPSPQELIAALRGGGGRGGGKQAAESEPSKITVAVDVRSNSLVVTATPQDFEEVRQLVIALDEGGMQSEESVEVVTLKGNIKADVVRQALESVLGTTVKSTSGASSGASSSSSGGSTPAASGAPSSDEIRRRIEMFRSMQAGGGGAPGGFGGRGGGATTSGRGGGGGGAPSGRGGGAPGGRGGR, encoded by the coding sequence ATGAAAAATTCAATCATTACTATCGCAATCCTGCTGATCGTTGTGGCGATGTCATCGAAGTATGCTTCGGCGCAGAGCGGCGAGGCAGTGGAATCGACTCTGGCTGCGGATGCGACCACGCAGGAAAGCGTCGAGTCCTTGGAATCGCCGCTGGCTGCGGATGCAACCGCACAGGAAAGCGTCGAGGCTGTGGAATCACCGCTGATAACGGATGCTGCCGCAGAAGAAAGCGTCGAGGCCGAGGAATCCCCCCTTGCTACCGAAGCGGCCGCGGAGCAGGTCGGCATGCAGCCGATGGCATCTCAGCCCACCGTGGCTCCGGCGGCCGAAACCGGCCAATTGGTCTTCAACTTCTCTGGAACCGGTTGGCAAGACGTGTTGGAGTGGTTCGCCGAAATGGCCGACCTTTCGCTGCAAATCGACCGTTATCCGGCAGGAACCATTAGTTTTGCCGACCCCTCTCGCTCGTACAGCGTTGACGAAAGCCTCGATATCCTCAATCGACTGTTGTTAGACCGTGGCTATGCCTTGGTACGTCGTGGCCGGATGTTGCTGCTGATCGATTTGGAAGTTGACAACGCCGCAAATCTGATCAGCGAAATGGCCGAGTTGGTTCTTCTTGAGGAATTGGACGGACGAAGCCGTAGTGATATTGTCAGTTGCGTTTTTCCCTTGGGCAGTCTGACACCCGATTCCGCCCGTGAAGAATTGGCCCAGTTGATCGGGCCTTGGGGCCGCGTGATCGTATTGGACAGTGCCCGGCAGGTGAAAGTGACCGAAACGGTCAGCAAATTGTTGGCGATCCGCCAATTGCTCGAAAACGCCAAGCAGGCAGAATCGAGTGTGGTAGAAATCATTCTCACCAACCGTGGCGCTGACGAAATGCTCGAGCTTGCCCGACCCTTGATCGGGCTGGAACCAGGAGCGAATTCCGACGAGTCCATCCGCATCGCGGTCGGCCTGTACGGCGAACGCATCTACGCCACCGGTTTACCAGGAAAGGTCAGCTTGTTGGAAAGCATTATTGAAAAAGCCGACAAGCCGCTGGCGACCTCCGACGCCGACGCCGGAAATGAAGTCATCTTGCCCGTCTTCCAGACGCACTCGGTCACTCAGGCCGATAGTTCGACGGTCTTTGACGTCCTGCAAACGCTGCTGGCGGGGACGCCGGATGCTCGAATCGCCGTCGATCCCAAGACCAATGCGATTGTCTCTTACGCGCGCCCCGAGACGCAAGCTTTGATCAGCGAAACGATTGCGAAATTAGAAGGCAACGGGCAAGACTTTAAAATCATCAACCTGAAGCGACTCGATCCAGCCCAAGCCTTATTGACGATCAATAAATTCTTTGGCGTGACCGAGGAAGGCGGCCAAGGACCGACGATCGACGGCGATCCGGTCACGAACCGATTGTGGGTTCGCGGCACGACCGAGCAAATCAAGATGGTCGAGCAATTGATCGGTGAATTGGAAGGTGACGATTTGCTTGGCGCCCTGAGCGATAAAGTACGCGTTTTGCCCTACACGGGGCAACCCGCTGCCGATGCGTTGCAACAGGTCCAAGATGTTTGGTCCGTGTTGGGCCGAGGAAACCAGATTCGCACGATCAGCCCATCGAGTGGTGGCGGAATGCGAGGCGGAATGCCGGATCGTCGTGTTCATCCACGCCCCGAACCCAATCAAACGAACGGACCTGCCACGCAACCCGACAAGCCGACCTCGCCCGACCAGCCTGATTTTGCCCGCCGCCCGACCAGCGAGGTTGCCAACCCATTCCGCGAGCAACATTTGGTGACCACCCAGGTGGGCGAACTTGCGTCGGTCACCGATTCGGCGGATACCGATTCGAACCGTGCCGCTGCACCGCAGAGCGATCCCCCTTCGATCAAATTAGACTTTCAGGGTGCGGACATCGTCGTCCAATTTTCACCGGCGGGAATGATCGTCGCTTCGGAAGACACCGAAGCGCTCGATGCCTTTGAATCGCTCATGCAATCGTTCGCTTCCCAATCGGCGATGAGCAACAGCTTGCCAACGATTTTTTGGCTTAAGTATGCCAAAGCCGACGTGACGGCCGAGTTGGTTAGTAGTATTTTGGGCGGGGGAGAGAGCTCGTTGTCCTCCATGACCGATTCGATCAGCAGCGGATTGGGCGGAATCGGTGGTGGGATGCTCGGTTTGTTGGGAGTCGGCGGTGGCGGTGGTAGCGATTCGTCTGCCAAGAGCGTGTTGACAGCCACCGGCTCGGTCAGCATTGTGCCCGACGCTCGGCTGAATGCCCTGATTGTTCAAGCAAACCCGATCGATCTTGAATTGGTCGAACTGATCCTGCAAAAAATCGACATTCAAGAAAGTCCCGAGGATGTCGAGGTCGTTGCGAAACCGGCTCTGATTCCCGTCATTTATCAAGACGCAAAGGATGTTGCCGAAGTCGTCAAGAGCGTCTTTGCCGATCGGATGCAAGAGGCCTCGAACAGCCGCAGCGGCGGCGGAGGCGGAGGCGGCGGTCAACCGAGCCCTCAAGAGTTGATTGCCGCGCTGCGGGGTGGTGGTGGACGGGGCGGCGGAAAACAAGCAGCGGAGAGCGAACCCTCCAAGATCACCGTGGCGGTCGACGTCCGCAGTAATTCCTTGGTCGTGACCGCGACACCTCAAGATTTCGAAGAGGTGCGACAATTGGTGATCGCCCTCGACGAAGGTGGCATGCAAAGCGAAGAAAGCGTCGAAGTGGTAACCTTAAAAGGCAACATTAAGGCCGATGTGGTCCGACAGGCACTTGAGTCGGTACTAGGAACAACGGTAAAAAGCACCAGTGGTGCGTCATCAGGAGCTTCGTCCAGCAGCTCAGGCGGCTCGACACCGGCTGCGAGTGGCGCCCCAAGTTCCGACGAGATTCGACGGCGGATCGAGATGTTTCGCTCGATGCAAGCCGGCGGCGGCGGCGCGCCAGGCGGATTCGGTGGCCGCGGTGGTGGAGCAACAACGTCGGGCCGAGGAGGAGGAGGAGGAGGAGCACCAAGCGGACGCGGCGGTGGAGCACCCGGCGGACGCGGTGGTCGGTAA
- a CDS encoding valine--pyruvate transaminase: MTWELSEFGDQLCGGSGIGELMDDLGHALAKGGDQVRMLGGGQPAHIPEMDALWRQRMECVLGEEGALEHALGHYEPPAGNPQFRKAVAGLFRRQFGWDITSEHVGVTAGGQTAFFMLFNSLAGKFRDGRRKKVLLPLVPEYIGYANQAVDGGPPSSDGRKDDLGLFRAVKPRIERMGEHQFKYRVDFDALTVAEDVAAICVSRPTNPTGNVLTDTEIDRLAKLATQHDVPLIIDNAYGAPFPNAIYTDATPVWNDQIILTLSLSKLGLPGTRTGIVIARPEIIRSLESMMSIIGLANTNIGQAMVTPLIESGEILTLSRDVIQPYYRSKSQQAERWVEEFFDPKLPYRIHVSEGAFFLWMWFEGLPITSMELYQRLKQRDVLVVPGNYFFFGLDDDPWRHRDECLRVTFTMPEQAVREGYRVIAEEVAKAYAEKR, from the coding sequence ATGACTTGGGAATTATCTGAATTTGGCGATCAGCTTTGCGGCGGTAGTGGCATCGGAGAGTTGATGGATGACCTTGGTCATGCCTTGGCCAAAGGTGGCGATCAAGTCCGGATGCTGGGAGGGGGACAACCCGCCCACATTCCCGAAATGGATGCCTTGTGGCGCCAACGGATGGAGTGCGTTCTTGGCGAAGAGGGTGCACTCGAACATGCGCTGGGGCACTATGAGCCTCCCGCTGGGAATCCGCAATTTCGTAAGGCGGTGGCGGGGCTGTTTCGACGCCAATTTGGCTGGGACATCACGTCCGAGCATGTTGGGGTTACCGCGGGCGGCCAAACCGCATTCTTCATGCTGTTCAATTCGTTGGCCGGTAAGTTTCGTGACGGTCGCCGCAAAAAGGTGTTGCTACCGCTGGTGCCTGAGTACATTGGTTATGCCAATCAAGCGGTGGATGGTGGACCACCGAGCAGCGATGGTCGCAAAGATGATTTGGGGCTGTTTCGTGCTGTCAAACCACGAATTGAGCGGATGGGCGAACACCAGTTCAAGTATCGCGTTGATTTTGATGCCTTAACGGTTGCCGAAGACGTGGCTGCGATTTGTGTTTCGCGGCCAACGAATCCAACCGGAAACGTCTTGACCGACACGGAAATCGACCGCTTGGCTAAGCTCGCCACGCAGCACGACGTTCCGCTCATCATTGACAATGCGTACGGTGCTCCGTTTCCAAATGCGATCTACACTGACGCGACCCCGGTGTGGAACGACCAGATCATTTTGACGCTGAGCTTGTCAAAACTGGGGTTGCCGGGAACGCGGACGGGCATCGTCATCGCTCGTCCCGAGATCATTCGCTCTCTCGAATCGATGATGTCGATCATCGGTTTGGCAAACACGAACATCGGTCAAGCCATGGTGACGCCGCTGATCGAGAGTGGTGAGATCTTGACACTCAGTCGAGATGTGATCCAGCCGTATTACCGCAGCAAGTCACAGCAGGCGGAGCGGTGGGTGGAAGAGTTTTTCGACCCGAAGTTGCCCTATCGAATTCACGTCAGCGAGGGTGCGTTCTTTTTATGGATGTGGTTTGAGGGGTTACCGATCACATCGATGGAGTTGTACCAACGGCTCAAGCAACGCGATGTTTTGGTCGTTCCCGGCAACTATTTCTTTTTTGGTCTTGATGATGATCCATGGCGTCATCGGGACGAGTGCTTGCGCGTGACCTTTACGATGCCTGAACAGGCGGTGCGAGAGGGGTACCGAGTCATTGCCGAAGAAGTGGCCAAGGCCTACGCCGAAAAACGTTGA
- a CDS encoding dihydrodipicolinate synthase family protein, whose product MTSSDFDSSVFRGCIPAVMTPCNADRSPNFVALVETSKRLIDRGMNAVVYCGSMGEWPLLSDADRKEGVRQLAEAGVPVIVGTGAPSPAAAASHAEHAQRVGAKGLMVIPRLLSRGTSASAQRAHFARVFSAAPRLPAVIYNSPYYGYETKADLFFDLRREFPNLVGFKEFGGAASLSYAAEFITHADQDVLLMAGVDTQVFHGFINCGAKGAITGIGNCLPDQVLALVSLCQAAQLGDAEARRFAKELDEALRVLSTFDEGPDLVLYYKHLMVQMGNPEYSHALEATDALSPSQREFADSQLKLFLTWWSAWPGKTYGMPAVR is encoded by the coding sequence ATGACTTCTTCCGATTTTGACTCCAGTGTCTTCCGTGGCTGCATTCCCGCAGTCATGACTCCCTGCAACGCTGACCGTTCGCCGAACTTTGTGGCGCTTGTTGAAACGTCCAAACGATTGATCGATCGAGGGATGAATGCGGTGGTTTATTGCGGATCAATGGGGGAATGGCCATTGTTGTCCGATGCCGATCGGAAAGAGGGCGTGCGTCAGTTGGCTGAGGCGGGTGTGCCGGTGATTGTCGGCACCGGAGCCCCCAGTCCCGCGGCGGCAGCCAGTCATGCCGAGCATGCTCAACGGGTGGGTGCAAAAGGCTTGATGGTCATCCCACGGTTGCTGTCGCGAGGCACATCGGCGTCCGCCCAGCGGGCCCATTTCGCTCGCGTCTTCTCGGCAGCACCTCGGTTGCCAGCGGTGATCTATAACAGCCCCTACTACGGCTATGAAACCAAAGCCGATTTGTTCTTTGACCTTCGCCGTGAATTTCCCAATCTGGTCGGCTTCAAAGAATTCGGTGGTGCGGCATCGCTAAGCTATGCCGCAGAGTTCATCACCCACGCCGACCAGGACGTGCTGCTGATGGCCGGCGTTGACACGCAAGTGTTCCATGGTTTTATAAACTGTGGCGCAAAAGGCGCAATCACGGGAATCGGCAATTGTTTGCCCGATCAAGTCTTGGCGTTGGTGTCGCTATGTCAAGCAGCCCAGCTCGGGGATGCGGAAGCACGACGGTTTGCAAAGGAACTTGACGAAGCCTTGAGAGTCTTGTCCACCTTCGATGAAGGCCCCGACTTGGTGCTGTACTACAAACACTTGATGGTCCAAATGGGCAACCCCGAATACAGCCATGCCTTGGAAGCGACCGATGCACTGAGTCCAAGTCAGCGAGAGTTTGCCGATTCACAACTGAAGCTGTTCTTAACATGGTGGTCCGCTTGGCCAGGCAAGACGTACGGGATGCCGGCGGTGCGATAA
- a CDS encoding HAD family hydrolase — protein sequence MTLPKLIVFDLDFTLWDCAGTWCDCLARPFRVHAGRILDRGGRRVTFYKDVPSILDFCDRNEVAIVDNDADLDYRTAGIPYVLPGQADHHVKNSFSCESANSR from the coding sequence ATGACCTTGCCGAAGCTCATTGTTTTCGACCTCGACTTTACACTTTGGGACTGTGCCGGAACTTGGTGCGACTGCCTTGCACGGCCGTTTCGCGTCCATGCTGGGCGCATTCTTGATCGCGGGGGTCGGCGGGTGACCTTTTACAAGGACGTGCCTTCGATCCTTGATTTCTGTGACAGGAACGAGGTGGCCATCGTCGACAACGACGCTGATCTTGATTATCGCACCGCCGGCATCCCGTACGTCTTGCCTGGCCAAGCGGACCACCATGTTAAGAACAGCTTCAGTTGTGAATCGGCAAACTCTCGCTGA
- a CDS encoding DUF1588 domain-containing protein: protein MFVAPLQRIASIPVAMALSLPRSLSLPLLAVVWFCAHLSPVTVADEADLALGESLYSQGCASCHGQQGEGVESEYAAELVGDFSVGQLAEVIAETMPEEDPDACVGEDAEAVAAYIHHAFYSEAARLRNRPAKRAFARLTGEQLRQSLADLYAHFAGNSWMHQEQGVEGIYFDGARWKEENKKITRVDPVIDFDFGREGPGEGIQPEEFYIYWSGTLKADRSGEYEIILHSTCSCTLDFGDSERTLIDNHVQSEGRTEFRRRIRLIAGRGYPFDLSFIQRKRKTEQPPASVSLCWVPPGGSEEVIPSRNLLSTSFPAAFAVQTKLPPDDSSYGYERGTGVSRIWDDAVTQAAVEFSQFASSELWPRYRKKHKNDSDENRGQLRSFLTEMVETAFRGPLDSETKQVYIDKQVDATEDDAEAIRRVCLLSLKSPRFLYPTLDSNRSKSQQVANRLALTLYDSLPVDDWLLKKIDKNELQNEQQVTAAAWSMVDDYRTRGKVRAFLYHWFHVASIDEITKDNDQHSGFDQRLVADLRASFDAFVDEVVWSEASDFRQFFEADWAYTTDRMAAFYGDAWKPAESAGAPLRRSVSDADMHLGVLNHPLLMSGLAYFKTTSPIHRGVFLNRYILGRTLRPPNAAFAPLNPDLHPNLTTRERVTLQTEDVNCQVCHVRINALGFALENFDAVGRWRAEENGRAIDASGSYVTRESETVNFEGAADLANYLADSADCHRAFVEAAFEYFTKQPVSAYGAETLDHLTDQFHRSGFKVRDLLVQIAATAASEPLMATEET, encoded by the coding sequence ATGTTCGTCGCCCCCCTCCAACGCATTGCCTCGATTCCAGTGGCCATGGCGCTATCCCTTCCCCGCTCCTTGTCGCTTCCGTTGCTGGCGGTAGTGTGGTTTTGTGCGCATCTGAGTCCTGTGACGGTCGCGGACGAGGCCGATTTGGCACTCGGAGAGAGTCTCTATTCCCAGGGCTGTGCATCGTGTCACGGCCAGCAGGGTGAGGGGGTAGAGAGTGAGTACGCAGCGGAATTGGTAGGCGATTTCTCGGTGGGGCAATTAGCGGAGGTGATCGCGGAAACGATGCCAGAGGAAGATCCCGATGCGTGTGTTGGCGAGGATGCCGAGGCCGTTGCGGCCTACATCCACCATGCGTTTTATAGCGAGGCCGCGCGACTGAGGAATCGGCCCGCCAAGCGGGCGTTTGCACGATTGACTGGCGAACAACTTCGCCAGAGTCTCGCGGATCTTTACGCCCACTTTGCTGGCAACAGTTGGATGCATCAAGAGCAGGGGGTCGAGGGGATCTACTTTGACGGCGCCCGTTGGAAGGAAGAGAATAAGAAGATCACGCGAGTCGATCCGGTCATCGATTTTGATTTTGGACGCGAAGGGCCTGGTGAGGGCATCCAGCCCGAAGAGTTCTACATTTACTGGTCTGGCACGCTGAAGGCGGATCGATCGGGCGAGTACGAGATCATCCTTCATAGCACGTGTTCGTGTACCTTGGATTTTGGCGACAGCGAACGAACGCTGATCGACAATCACGTGCAGTCCGAGGGACGCACGGAGTTCCGTAGGCGCATTCGCTTGATCGCCGGACGTGGCTATCCCTTTGACCTTTCGTTTATTCAACGGAAACGCAAAACCGAGCAACCACCGGCGTCCGTTTCGCTTTGCTGGGTGCCTCCGGGAGGCAGCGAAGAGGTGATTCCTTCACGCAATTTGCTTTCGACCAGCTTTCCTGCTGCGTTCGCGGTTCAAACGAAGTTGCCGCCGGACGACAGCAGTTATGGTTACGAACGGGGCACGGGAGTGAGCCGGATTTGGGATGATGCAGTGACACAGGCTGCCGTCGAATTCTCGCAATTTGCATCGAGCGAGTTGTGGCCGCGTTATCGCAAGAAGCATAAAAACGATTCCGATGAGAATCGCGGACAGCTTCGGTCTTTTTTAACCGAGATGGTCGAGACCGCATTTCGCGGCCCGTTAGACTCAGAGACGAAACAGGTCTATATCGATAAACAAGTCGATGCGACCGAGGATGATGCGGAAGCGATTCGGCGGGTTTGCCTGTTGTCGCTCAAGTCGCCGCGATTCTTGTATCCGACGCTCGACTCGAATCGGTCGAAGTCGCAGCAGGTTGCCAATCGGTTGGCTTTGACCCTTTACGACTCTTTGCCCGTGGACGATTGGTTGCTGAAAAAGATTGATAAGAACGAACTACAAAATGAACAACAGGTAACCGCGGCAGCATGGAGCATGGTCGATGATTATCGTACCCGCGGCAAAGTTCGAGCGTTCTTGTACCACTGGTTCCACGTCGCCAGCATCGACGAAATTACCAAAGACAATGACCAGCACTCTGGATTTGATCAACGCTTGGTGGCCGACTTAAGAGCGTCCTTCGATGCGTTTGTCGACGAAGTGGTCTGGAGTGAAGCCAGTGATTTCCGACAGTTCTTTGAGGCCGATTGGGCCTACACCACCGATCGCATGGCAGCGTTTTATGGTGACGCTTGGAAGCCAGCCGAATCCGCTGGCGCGCCGCTGCGGCGAAGTGTCAGCGATGCGGACATGCACCTCGGCGTGCTGAACCATCCGCTGCTAATGAGCGGGTTGGCCTACTTCAAAACGACTTCGCCTATCCATCGCGGCGTTTTTCTGAATCGTTACATCTTAGGTCGGACCTTGCGGCCTCCCAATGCTGCGTTCGCTCCGCTGAATCCCGATTTACACCCTAATCTGACTACGCGTGAACGCGTCACGCTGCAAACCGAAGATGTGAATTGTCAAGTTTGCCACGTACGAATCAATGCGCTCGGTTTCGCCCTTGAAAACTTTGATGCCGTGGGGCGATGGCGAGCTGAGGAGAACGGGCGAGCGATCGACGCAAGTGGCAGTTACGTGACTCGCGAGAGCGAAACCGTCAATTTCGAGGGAGCCGCGGACTTGGCGAACTACTTGGCGGATAGTGCGGATTGTCACCGTGCGTTTGTGGAAGCCGCGTTTGAGTATTTTACGAAACAACCGGTGTCCGCTTACGGAGCCGAAACATTGGACCACCTGACCGATCAATTTCACCGCAGCGGGTTCAAGGTCCGCGATTTGCTTGTTCAAATTGCAGCCACCGCAGCCTCGGAACCCCTGATGGCCACCGAAGAAACCTAG